One stretch of Arachis duranensis cultivar V14167 chromosome 1, aradu.V14167.gnm2.J7QH, whole genome shotgun sequence DNA includes these proteins:
- the LOC107469416 gene encoding dnaJ homolog subfamily C GRV2 isoform X1: MESTSAGAVAARSSSGSAAPAPLEEPEYLCRYMVVKHSWRGRYKRILCISSVSIVTLDPSSLSVTNSYDVATDFEGAAPVLGRDDNSNEFSVSVRTDGRGKFKAIKFSSRYRASILTEMHRIRWNRLAPVAEFPVLHLRRRASQWVPFKLKITYVGVELIDTKSGDLRWCLDFRDMDSPAIIILCDAFGKKNVDHGSGFILCPLYGRKSKAFQAASGCTNSAIIANLTKTAKSTVGLSLSVESSQTLTISEYIKQRAKEAVGAEDTPLGGWSVTRLRSAAHGTLNVPGLSLGVGPKGGLGEHGDAVSRQLILTKVSLVERRPENYEAVTVRPLSSVSALVRFAEEPQMFAVEFSDGCPIHVYASTSRDSLLAAVRDAIQTEGQCAIPVLPRLTMPGHRIDPPCGRVYLQYGQQKPVADAESAAMHLKHLAAAAKDAVAEGGSIPGSRAKLWRRIREFNACIPFSGVPLNIEVPEVTLMALITMLPAVPNLPPESPPLPPPSPKAAATVMGFIACLHRLLASRSAASHVMSFPAAVGRIMGLLRNGSEGVASEAAGLVAALIGGGPGDANVMDSKGEWHATIMHTKSVLFANQSYVIILVNRLKPMSVSPLLSMAVVEVLEAMICDPHGETTQYNVFVELLRQVAGLKRRLFALFGHPAESVRETVAVIMRSIAEEDAIAAESMREASLRDGALLRHLLHAFFLPAGERREVSRQLVALWADSYQPALELLSRILPPGLVAYLHTRSDGVQDEETNQEESSIGRRKRRLLQQRKSRIGRGLTSQEQPFASANNFDVSDSGRQTGSAIIRGSDNYHRAALEPSSGQASDIQSSVVHTNENLSSGSPTAVTQNGYSTVVASATCPSANSNEATVPDLSNSVAPDGNAVGLQNADVPAPAQVVVENTPVGSGRLLCNWPEFWRAFGLDHNRADLIWNERTRQELRESLQAEVHKLDVEKERTEDIVPGGAILEMATGIENVPQISWNYAEFSVRYPSLSKEVCVGQYYLRLLLESGSGGRAQDFPLRDPDAFFRALYHRFLCDADTGLTVDGAVPDELGASDDWCDMGRLDGFGGGGGSSVRELCARAMAIVYEQHYKTVGPFSGTAHITVLLDRTDDRALRHRLLFLLKALMKDLANVEACVLVGGCVLAVDLLTVVHEASERTAIPLQSNLIAATAFMEPLKEWMYIDREGAQIGPVEKDAIRRLWSKKAIDWTTRCWASGMLDWKKLRDIRELRWALALRVPVLTPPQVGDAALSILHSMVSAHSDLDDAGEIVTPTPRVKRILSSPRCLPHIAQAILSGEPSIVEAAAALLKAIVTRNPKAMIRLYSTGAFYFALAYPGSNLLSIGQLFAVTHVHQAFHGGEEAAVSTSLPLAKRSVLGGLLPESLLYVLERSGPAAFAAAMVSDSDTPEIIWTHKMRAENLIRQVLQHLGDFPQKLSQHCHVLYDYAPMPPVTYPELRDEMWCHRYYLRNLCDEIRFPNWPIVEHVEFLQSLLVMWREELTRKPMDLSEEAACKILEISLEDVSGDAVNKKHSLEVSDETSSLSKQIENIDEEKLKRQYRKLAMKYHPDKNPEGREKFLAIQKAYERLQATMQGLQGPQPWRLLLLLKGQCILYRRYGDILEPFKYAGYPMLLSAVTVDKDDNNFLSSDRAPLLVAASELVWLTCASSSLNGEELVRDGGVQLLATLLSRCMYVVQPSTPGNEPSAIIVTNIMRTFSVLSQFEAARSEILEFSGLVPDIVHCTEFELVPGAVDAALQTIANVSVSSELQDALLRAGVLWYLLPLLLQYDATAEEPDATESHGVGASVQIAKNMHAIRAAQALSRLSGLCGDESSTPYNRAAANALRVLLTPKLSSMLRDQLPKDLLSKLNANLESPEIIWNSSTRGELLKFVDQQRAAQGPDGSYDIRDSHDFAYKALSKELFIGNVYLRVYNDQPEFEISEPEAFCVALVDFISYVVHNHPFEDADQYVDGISSPAQNYEDAVDGFVSEQPVLDNSSTISEEQVVGKEEAELVKSLRSALISLQNLLTNNPNLASIFSNKDKLLPLFECFSVPETSNSNIPQLCLGVLSLLTAHAPCLQAMVADGSSLLVLLQMLHSSPSCREGALHVLYALASTPELAWAAAKHGGVVYILELLLPLKEEIPLQQRAMAASLLGKLVGQPMHGPRVAITLARFLPDGLVSVIRDGPGEAVVVALEQTTETPELVWTPAMAASLSAQISTMASELYREQVKGRVVDWDVPEQASGQQEMRDEPQVGGIYVRLFLKDPKFPLRNPKRFLEGLLDQYLSSIAATHYDTQVVDPELPLLLSAALVSLLRVHPALADHVGYLGYVPKLVAAVAFEGRRETMSSGDANIGKNADKTYDPDNGSTEHTQTPQERVRLSCLRVLHQLAASTTCAEAMAATSVGTPQV; the protein is encoded by the exons ATGGAATCTACCTCCGCTGGCGCTGTCGCCGCGCGCTCCTCCTCCGGCTCTGCCGCACCAGCTCCACTCGAGGAGCCCGAGTACCTCTGCCGGTACATGGTCGTGAAGCACTCCTGGCGCGGCCGGTATAAGCGGATACTGTGCATATCCAGCGTCTCCATTGTCACGCTCGACCCGTCCTCGCTCTCTGTTACGAACTCATACGACGTCGCCACTGATTTCGAGGGTGCCGCACCGGTCCTTGGACGTGACGATAATTCGAATGAGTTCAGTGTGAGCGTGAGAACCGATGGAAGGGGGAAGTTCAAGGCGATAAAGTTCTCGTCCAGGTATAGGGCGAGTATTCTGACAGAGATGCATCGGATAAGGTGGAATAGGTTGGCGCCGGTGGCTGAGTTCCCGGTGCTGCATCTTCGACGGCGGGCGTCTCAATGGGTCCCTTTT AAACTTAAGATAACCTATGTTGGTGTTGAACTTATTGACACAAAATCTGGTGACCTTCGCTGGTGCTTGGATTTTAGAGACATGGATTCTCCTGCAATTATTATTCTTTGTGATGCATTTGGTAAGAAAAATGTTGATCATGGGAGTGGTTTTATCCTTTGCCCTTTATATGGAAGGAAATCTAAAGCTTTCCAAGCTGCCTCTGGGTGCACAAATTCAGCTATTATTGCGAACTTG ACAAAAACTGCAAAATCCACTGTTGGGTTGTCCTTGTCTGTGGAGAGTTCCCAAACTCTTACAATCTCTGAGTATATAAAACAAAGGG CAAAAGAGGCAGTTGGAGCCGAAGATACCCCTTTGGGAGGTTGGTCTGTAACTAGGTTGCGTTCTGCTGCCCATGGAACTCTGAATGTTCCAGGATTGAGCTTAGGAGTTGGTCCAAAAGGAGGACTTGGTGAACATGGTGATGCCGTATCTCGACAGCTCATTCTTACAAAGGTGTCACTCGTGGAAAGGCGTCCTGAGAATTACGAA GCTGTTACTGTTCGTCCTTTGTCTTCAGTAAGCGCCCTTGTTCGGTTTGCCGAAGAACCCCAGATGTTTGCAGTTGAATTCAGTGATGGATGTCCTATCCAT GTTTATGCAAGCACATCTCGCGATAGCTTACTTGCAGCTGTTCGTGATGCAATTCAAACTGAA GGTCAATGTGCCATACCTGTATTGCCAAGGCTGACAATGCCTGGTCACCGGATTGATCCTCCCTGTGGAAGAGTTTATTTGCAATATGGTCAGCAAAAGCCAGTTGCTGATGCTGAAAGTGCTGCAATGCATTTGAAACATTTAGCAGCTGCTGCCAAGGATGCTGTTGCTGAAGGTGGTTCCATTCCTGGATCAAGAGCTAAACTATGGCGAAGAATAAGGGAGTTCAATGCATGTATACCTTTTAGTGGTGTGCCTTTAAACATTGAAGTGCCAGAGGTTACCTTGATGGCCTTGATTACTATGCTTCCTGCGGTCCCAAATCTTCCTCCAGAATCTCCTCCTTTGCCACCCCCGTCACCAAAAGCTGCTGCAACTGTGATGGGTTTTATTGCTTGTTTACATCGACTACTTGCATCAAGAAGCGCTGCATCACACGTGATGTCTTTTCCAGCAGCAGTTGGAAGGATAATGGGTTTGCTTAGAAATGGTTCAGAGGGTGTTGCATCGGAAGCTGCCGGGCTTGTTGCAGCACTCATTGGTGGTGGGCCTGGTGATGCTAATGTGATGGATTCTAAAGGAGAGTGGCATGCAACAATCATGCATACGAAGTCAGTATTGTTTGCTAATCAGAGTTATGTCATTATTCTTGTCAACAGATTGAAGCCTATGTCAGTATCACCTTTGCTGTCAATGGCTGTGGTTGAAGTGCTTGAGGCTATGATTTGTGATCCACATGGGGAAACTACTCAATATAATGTTTTTGTTGAGTTGTTGCGCCAAGTTGCTGGGTTAAAGCGTCGTTTGTTTGCACTATTTGGTCATCCTGCCGAAAGTGTTAGAGAAACAGTAGCTGTTATTATGCGATCAATTGCTGAAGAAGATGCTATTGCTGCGGAGTCCATGCGAGAGGCTTCTCTGCGTGATGGTGCTTTGTTGAGGCATTTATTGCACGCTTTTTTCCTTCCTGCTGGTGAACGCCGTGAAGTTAGTCGACAACTTGTTGCTCTTTGGGCGGATTCCTATCAACCCGCTTTGGAGCTATTGTCTCGAATTCTGCCTCCCGGACTTGTTGCTTATTTGCATACACGCTCTGATGGAGTTCAAGATGAAGAAACGAATCAAGAGGAGTCATCAATTGGGAGAAGAAAAAGACGCTTACTTCAGCAGAGGAAAAGTCGCATCGGGAGAGGACTAACCTCTCAAGAACAACCCTTCGCTTCAGCTAATAATTTTGATGTTTCAGATTCGGGTAGACAGACAGGGAGTGCCATTATTAGGGGCTCAGACAACTACCATAGAGCTGCTCTTGAGCCAAGCTCTGGACAGGCTTCAGATATTCAATCTTCTGTTGTTCATACTAATGAAAATTTGTCCAGTGGATCTCCTACAGCAGTCACACAAAATGGGTATTCAACTGTTGTTGCTTCAGCTACTTGTCCATCTGCAAACTCAAATGAAGCAACGGTACCTGATTTATCAAATTCAGTTGCTCCTGATGGCAATGCAGTTGGCTTGCAGAATGCAGATGTTCCAGCTCCTGCTCAAGTTGTGGTGGAGAACACTCCCGTGGGTTCTGGTCGGCTTCTATGTAACTGGCCTGAATTCTGGCGAGCGTTTGGTCTTGATCACAATCGTGCAGATTTGATTTGGAATGAGCGTACTAGGCAAGAGTTAAGAGAATCTTTGCAAGCTGAAGTCCATAAACTAGATGTTGAAAAAGAGCGTACTGAAGATATTGTTCCTGGGGGTGCTATCCTTGAAATGGCAACAGGGATTGAGAATGTCCCGCAAATATCTTGGAACTATGCTGAATTTTCCGTTCGTTACCCAAGCCTGTCAAAAGAAGTTTGTGTGGGCCAATATTATCTGCGTCTCCTGCTTGAGAGTGGCAGTGGTGGCAGGGCACAAGACTTCCCGTTGCGTGATCCAGATGCTTTCTTTAGAGCACTTTACCATCGTTTTTTATGTGATGCAGACACAGGGCTTACCGTAGATGGGGCTGTTCCTGATGAACTAGGTGCATCAGATGATTGGTGTGATATGGGTAGACTAGATGgttttggtggtggtggtggttcatCAGTGAGAGAGCTTTGTGCAAGGGCAATGGCAATTGTATATGAGCAGCACTACAAGACTGTTGGTCCTTTTTCAGGCACTGCTCACATTACCGTTCTCCTGGATAGGACAGATGACAGAGCTCTGAGACACagacttctttttcttttgaag GCTTTGATGAAGGATTTAGCTAATGTAGAGGCTTGTGTTCTAGTTGGAGGCTGTGTATTAGCTGTCGATCTTCTTACAGTGGTCCATGAAGCTTCGGAGAGGACAGCTATTCCTTTGCAATCAAATTTGATTGCTGCTACGGCTTTCATGGAGCCACTCAAGGAATGGATGTATATCGACAGAGAAGGTGCTCAAATTGGACCTGTGGAAAAAGATGCTATTAGAAGGTTATGGTCCAAGAAGGCTATTGATTGGACAACAAGGTGTTGGGCCTCTGGGATGCTAGATTGGAAGAAGTTGCGTGATATTCGTGAGCTTCGCTGGGCACTTGCCCTTAGAGTTCCTGTCCTTACCCCACCTCAG GTTGGAGATGCAGCTTTGTCCATATTGCATAGCATGGTGTCTGCACATTCAGATTTAGATGATGCTGGAGAAATTGTTACTCCAACTCCTAGAGTAAAACGAATCTTGTCAAGTCCACGTTGCCTTCCTCACATTGCACAG GCCATTCTCTCTGGGGAACCAAGTATTGTTGAGGCAGCTGCTGCATTGTTGAAGGCCATTGTTACCAGGAATCCCAAAGCCATGATACGTCTATACAGCACCGGTGCATTTTATTTTGCACTGGCTTATCCAGGATCTAATCTACTTTCAATTGGGCAACTGTTTGCCGTCACCCATGTCCACCAAGCATTTCATGGTGGCGAAGAGGCTGCGGTTTCAACTTCATTGCCTTTGGCAAAACGTAGTGTTCTTGGTGGACTTCTTCCTGAATCTTTGTTGTATGTATTGGAGCGCAGTGGTCCAGCAGCATTTGCTGCAGCAATGGTATCAGATTCTGACACTCCTGAGATAATATGGACTCATAAAATGAGGGCAGAAAATTTAATACGTCAG GTTTTGCAACACCTTGGTGATTTTCCACAGAAATTGTCACAGCATTGCCATGTTTTATATGACTATGCTCCAATGCCTCCAGTTACATACCCTGAACTTAGAGATGAAATGTGGTGTCATCGTTATTACCTGAGGAATCTATGCGATGAGATCCGCTTTCCAAATTGGCCTATTGTTGAGCATGTAGAGTTTCTGCAGTCTTTACTTGTAATGTGGCGTGAAGAGTTGACGAGAAAACCTATGGATCTTTCTGAAGAAGCAGCTTGCAAGATCCTTGAAATATCCTTGGAGGATGTATCTGGTGATGCTGTAAATAAAAAGCATTCTTTGGAGGTATCAGATGAAACATCTAGCttatcaaagcaaattgaaaatattGACGAGGAAAAGTTAAAGCGACAATATCGAAAACTTGCTATGAAATATCATCCTGACAAAAACCCTGAAGGAAGGGAGAAGTTTCTTGCTATACAGAAGGCTTATGAACGCCTCCAG GCTACAATGCAAGGATTGCAAGGTCCTCAGCCTTGGAGATTGCTTCTTTTGTTGAAGGGGCAATGCATTTTATACAGAAGATATGGAGACATATTGGAGCCATTCAAATATGCTGGCTATCCCATGTTGTTAAGTGCTGTTACTGTGGACAAGGATGATAACAATTTTCTTTCTTCAGATAGAGCACCTCTTCTTGTTGCAGCATCAGAGCTTGTTTGGCTGAC ATGTGCATCTTCTTCACTGAATGGAGAAGAGCTGGTGAGAGATGGAGGAGTGCAACTTCTTGCAACCCTTCTTTCCCGTTGCATGTATGTTGTTCAGCCATCTACTCCTGGAAATGAACCATCTGCCATTATTGTTACAAACATCATGCGAACATTTTCAGTTCTTAGTCAATTTGAGGCTGCCAGATCTGAGATACTCGAGTTTTCTGGGCTAGTTCCAGACATTGTGCACTGCACTGAGTTTGAGCTTGTACCAGGAGCTGTTGATGCTGCTCTACAGACTATTGCCAATGTTTCTGTTTCATCTGAATTGCAGGATGCTTTATTGAGGGCTGGTGTTTTATG GTACCTATTGCCGCTGCTGCTTCAGTATGATGCAACTGCTGAAGAACCGGATGCAACAGAATCACATGGTGTTGGTGCCAGTGTTCAAATTGCCAAAAACATGCATGCCATACGGGCAGCCCAGGCTCTGTCAAGGCTCAGTGGTTTGTGTGGTGATGAGAGCTCAACTCCTTACAATCGGGCGGCAGCAAATGCCCTCAGAGTTTTGCTAACACCTAAGCTTTCTAGCATGTTACGAGACCAATTACCTAAAGATTTGCTGTCCAAGTTGAATGCAAACCTGGAGTCTCCAGAG ATTATATGGAATTCTTCAACACGGGGAGAGCTGCTGAAATTTGTGGATCAGCAGCGTGCAGCTCAAGGTCCTGATGGTTCATACGATATCAGAGACTCACATGACTTTGCCTATAAAGCACTATCAAAGGAATTGTTCATTGGCAATGTTTACTTGAGGGTCTACAATGATCAGCCAGAATTTGAAATTAGTGAACCAGAAGCTTTTTGTGTTGCTCTAGTTGATTTTATATCTTATGTTGTGCACAACCATCCTTTTGAGGATGCTGATCAATATGTTGATGGCATCTCTTCTCCTGCTCAGAATTATGAGGATGCTGTTGATGGATTTGTGAGTGAACAGCCTGTCCTAGATAATTCTAGCACAATATCCGAGGAGCAAGTTGTTGGGAAGGAAGAAGCCGAGCTAGTTAAAAGTCTCCGTTCCGCATTGATCTCCCTACAG AACCTATTGACTAATAATCCAAATTTGGCATCCATATTTTCCAATAAAGACAAGTTACTGCCTCTTTTTGAATGCTTTTCTGTCCCTGAAACATCAAACAGCAACATCCCTCAACTTTGTTTAGGAGTGCTGTCACTCTTGACGGCACATGCTCCTTGTTTGCAAGCCATGGTTGCAGATGGATCTAGTCTCCTTGTTTTACTACAAATGCTTCACTCATCCCCGAGTTGTCGTGAAGGGGCTCTCCATGTTCTCTATGCATTGGCAAGTACACCTGAACTGGCCTGGGCAGCTGCCAAGCATGGTGGTGTTGTCTACATTCTTGAACTACTGTTGCCTTTGAAAG AAGAAATTCCACTCCAACAAAGAGCTATGGCAGCCTCCTTGTTGGGGAAACTTGTTGGGCAACCAATGCACGGTCCAAGAGTTGCTATAACACTTGCAAGGTTTCTTCCAGATGGCCTTGTATCAGTAATTAGGGATGGACCTGGTGAAGCTGTTGTTGTTGCGCTTGAGCAGACTACTGAGACACCAGAACTTGTGTGGACGCCAGCAATGGCAGCTTCCTTGTCTGCACAGATTTCAACCATGGCATCAGAATTATATCGGGAGCAGGTGAAAGGCCGTGTTGTTGATTGGGATGTACCCGAGCAGGCATCTGGGCAGCAGGAAATGAGAGATGAGCCACAG GTTGGTGGCATCTATGTTCGTCTATTTTTGAAAGATCCCAAATTTCCATTGAGAAATCCTAAAAGATTCTTGGAAGGCCTTCTAGATCAGTATTTGTCATCCATTGCTGCCACACATTATGACACTCAGGTTGTTGACCCAGAGTTGCCTTTGCTTCTATCAGCTGCATTAGTTTCATTGCTTCGTGTTCATCCTGCACTAGCAGATCACGTTGGATATCTTGGATATGTCCCAAAACTAGTTGCTGCTGTTGCATTTGAGGGAAGGCGAGAAACAATGTCATCAGGTGATGCGAATATTGGAAAAAATGCAGATAAAACATATGACCCTGATAATGGATCAACAGAGCACACACAAACTCCTCAAGAACGTGTGCGGTTGAGTTGTTTGCGTGTCTTGCATCAACTTGCAGCTAGTACCACATGTGCAGAAGCTATGGCAGCAACAAGTGTAGGAACCCCTCAGGTATGA